Below is a window of Burkholderia cepacia DNA.
ACGCGCGGCCGCACCGGGTTCGGCGTCCACGCCCGTCCTGCACTGCGCGAGCGCGTGCCACTGACCGACGCAGGCCCCAAGGCCAGCCATCCACGACAGAGAGCGATCATGCAAAACAAACCCACAACACGACGCCAGTTCCTCGCCGATGCGTTGAAGCTCGCCGGTGCGACCGCGATCACGGGCATGCTGCCCGAAAGCATCGCGCGCGCCCAGGCCATTCCGGCGGCCACCGTGACCGGCACGATCCAGGACGTGAAGCACGTCGTGATCCTGATGCAGGAAAACCGCTCGTTCGACCACTATCTCGGCACGCTCGCCGGCGCGCGCGGCTTCGGCGATCCGCGGCCGGTCGTGATTTCGAGCGGGTATCCGGTGTGGCGCCAGCCCTGGCTGCTGTCCTACGTGTTCCCGTTCAACCCGTCCCCGCCCTCCGGCATGGCGAACGGCGACACGTACTACGGTGACCTGGACCACAGCTGGACCGGCACGCACAGTGCCTGGAACAACGGCCGCTACGACAACTGGGCCGACGCGAAGACCAGCGGCACGATGTACTACTTCACGCAGAAGGACATCCCCTTCTACTACGCGCTGGCAAGCGCGTTCACGGTGTGCGACGACTACCACTGTTCGATGCTCGGCCCGACCGACCCGAACCGGCTGTATCTGTGGACCGGGTGCTGCGGCAACGTGCCGGGTTATTCGCCGTACACGGACAACACGATGACCGGCACCGGCTGGACGACCTTGCCGGAACGGCTGAACGCGGCCGGCGTCACGTGGAAGTTCTACCAGGACAAGGGCAACGGCCTGGATGCCGGCCATGCGTACGGCAACTCCAACAGCGCCGGCAGCACGCTCTGGTGGAACGGGAACTACGGCGACAACATCGTTCTCAACTTCAAGCAGTACCAGAACCTCGGCGCCAACGATCCGCTGGCGCCCGCGATCAACGGCACGCAGATCGACCCGAGCGGCGGCGGCAAGGAATACGACACGAACCTGTTCAGCCAGCTGCAGGCCGACGTCGCGAACGACACCTTGCCGCAAGTGTCGTGGATTGCCGCGCCTTACGCGTATTGCGAGCATCCGTCGTGGGCCGCGAGCGGCGGCGAATGGTACGTGAGCAACGTGCTGAATGCGCTGACCTCGAATCCGAAGGTCTGGGCCAGCACGGTCCTGCTCGTGATGTACGACGAGAACGACGGCCTGTTCGATCACGTCCCGCCCGCCGTCCCTGCCAGCTCCGCGGCCGGCACCGGGCAGTCGACCGTGTCGACGGCCGCGGAATTCGTCGCCAGCGGCGGCAGCGCATCGGATGGCTCGGCGAGCGGCGACGTGCCGATCGGGCTCGGGCCGCGCGTGCCGATGTTCGTGATCTCGCCGTGGTCGAAGGGCGGCAAGGTGAATTCGCAAGTCTTCGATCACACGTCGGTGGTCCGCTTCCTGGAGGCGCGCTTCGGGTTTCAGGAATCCAATATCTCGCCGTGGCGACGCGCGGTCTGCGGCGACCTGACGTCGGCCTTCGATTTCTCGAACGCCGACCAGACCGTTCCCGCGATCCTGCCGCCGGCGAGCAACATGAACCCGAACGGCCCGGCCGTCCTGATCCCCTACCCGACCACCACCGCGGTGCCGGCGCAGACGGCAGGCCGCAGCACCGCCTGCCGCCTGCCCTACGAGTTCTTCGTGCAAGGCAAGGTCAACCGCGCCGGCAACGCGCTGTCGCTGACGATGACCAACACCGGCACCGCCGGCGTCCACCTGCAGGCGTGGGTCGACGGCACGAGCACGATCCCCCGGCATTACACGATCGCGGCCGGCGCCGGCCAGTGCGCGAACCTGTCGGATTCGCTCGCGCTGAATGCCGGCGGCAGCTACGACTATTCCGTCTACGGCCCGAACGGCTTCCTGCAGACGTTCCGCGGCAGCGTCGGTTCGTCCGGCAACACGGGATCGACCGCCGAAATCAGCCTGTGCTACGACGTGGCCAACGGCAACGTGCAGATCACGCTCGACAACTCCGCCGGCTCCGGCGCGACGACGTTCCAGCTCACCGACAACGCATACGGCATGAACACGCGGCAGTCGGTGACCGTCGCCGCCGGCGCGACGCAAGCCGTCACGTGGTACGGCGACGGCGGCTGGTACGACGCAAGCATCCGCGACGCGAACGATCCGAACTTCCTGCGCCGGGTGGCCGGCTGCGTGCAGACGCAATCCGGCCTCCTGCTCACGGATTCGGCAATCGGCAATTCCGGCAAGAAGTTCGTCGCGTCGCTCGCTTCGCAGGGCTCGACGTTCGGCACGCTGCGGTTCGACTACGTCGCGCCGCCGTGGAGCCACAGCCCGAAGAACTGGGTGGGCATCTTTGCGCATGGCGCGCAGCCGATCAAGGGCAGCTACAAGTCGTGGGCGTACGTGCCGAAGAGCACCGGCTCGCTGCTGCTCTCGTCCACGGCCAACAGCACGCTGGCGTCGGGGCAGTACGATGCGTGGTACCTGTTCGACGACGGCTACACGCCGCTCGCGGGCCCCGTCACGATCAACATCTGACGGCAT
It encodes the following:
- a CDS encoding phosphocholine-specific phospholipase C is translated as MQNKPTTRRQFLADALKLAGATAITGMLPESIARAQAIPAATVTGTIQDVKHVVILMQENRSFDHYLGTLAGARGFGDPRPVVISSGYPVWRQPWLLSYVFPFNPSPPSGMANGDTYYGDLDHSWTGTHSAWNNGRYDNWADAKTSGTMYYFTQKDIPFYYALASAFTVCDDYHCSMLGPTDPNRLYLWTGCCGNVPGYSPYTDNTMTGTGWTTLPERLNAAGVTWKFYQDKGNGLDAGHAYGNSNSAGSTLWWNGNYGDNIVLNFKQYQNLGANDPLAPAINGTQIDPSGGGKEYDTNLFSQLQADVANDTLPQVSWIAAPYAYCEHPSWAASGGEWYVSNVLNALTSNPKVWASTVLLVMYDENDGLFDHVPPAVPASSAAGTGQSTVSTAAEFVASGGSASDGSASGDVPIGLGPRVPMFVISPWSKGGKVNSQVFDHTSVVRFLEARFGFQESNISPWRRAVCGDLTSAFDFSNADQTVPAILPPASNMNPNGPAVLIPYPTTTAVPAQTAGRSTACRLPYEFFVQGKVNRAGNALSLTMTNTGTAGVHLQAWVDGTSTIPRHYTIAAGAGQCANLSDSLALNAGGSYDYSVYGPNGFLQTFRGSVGSSGNTGSTAEISLCYDVANGNVQITLDNSAGSGATTFQLTDNAYGMNTRQSVTVAAGATQAVTWYGDGGWYDASIRDANDPNFLRRVAGCVQTQSGLLLTDSAIGNSGKKFVASLASQGSTFGTLRFDYVAPPWSHSPKNWVGIFAHGAQPIKGSYKSWAYVPKSTGSLLLSSTANSTLASGQYDAWYLFDDGYTPLAGPVTINI